The following are encoded in a window of Leptodactylus fuscus isolate aLepFus1 chromosome 9, aLepFus1.hap2, whole genome shotgun sequence genomic DNA:
- the LOC142218916 gene encoding peroxisomal acyl-coenzyme A oxidase 2-like: MAWWKVSAAGRDVNPDLTSERERPSFNVETLTNILDGGVEETRVRRAVVSTIIKDPVFSREYLYFKTRSERFEGAIRNSFHLKKKIQEMGWDENGRETNYIYRALGGETALNIHNVFMKTINALGTDEQIAKWIPLASNYKILGTYAQTELGHGTYLRGLETTATFDPTTQEFIIDTPQITATKWWPGDLGKTSTHAVVLAQLYSNGKNYGMHPFIVQVRSLKDHSPLPGISVGDIGPKMAFEHIDNGYLMMRNIRIPRENMLSRYSQVLPDGSYVKSGSEKINYFTMIAVRVSLLRVEVLEALMKACTISVRYSAVRRQSELKPGDREPKILDYQTQQHKLLPLVATCYAVNFTVQYVEKFYNEVYDEIRKENFNSLPQLHALAAGMKALLTEICSNGVEVCRKACGGHGYSLYSGLPSLYTKVTASCTYEGENTVLHLQVARFLIKCFAGAQLGRPLPTSTAYLSSPGAGTCQARTPADFLTPEIYIKAYEDRAYRLIASAANKMQNLVKSGVEQYLAWNNTSVELVKASIAHSHFLTVKIFTSVLNSVSNQPDIKAVLKRLCDLYALHGIFTNAGDFLQHGYLSGKQVDMATTAYLGLLAELRKDAVPLVDAFDLSDEELLSALGSYDGNVYHNLLEWAHKNPENKKENSVFETYLKPYLQSNPSKL, from the exons TGAGCACCATTATTAAAGACCCTGTCTTCAGCCGAGAATACCTGTACTTCAAGACCCGCTCGGAGAGATTTGAAGGAGCCATCAGGAACAGCTTCCATTTGAAGAAGAAGATCCAAGAAATGGGATGGGATGAAAATGGCCGGGAGACTAACTATATATACAG AGCGCTCGGAGGAGAAACAGCCCTAAATATACACAATGTCTTTATGAAGACAATTAACGCCCTGGGCACTGATGAGCAGATTGCCAAGTGGATTCCTCTTGCAAGTAATTATAAGATCTTAGGAACCTACGCACAGACTGAACTAGGACATG GGACATATTTGCGGGGTTTAGAAACCACGGCCACCTTTGACCCTACCACGCAGGAATTTATAATAGACACTCCGCAGATAACAGCAACAAAATGGTGGCCGGGAGATT TAGGAAAGACCAGCACTCATGCTGTGGTCCTGGCCCAGCTATATAGCAATGGAAAGAACTACGGCATGCATCCATTCATCGTCCAGGTACGGAGTCTTAAGGACCACTCTCCACTCCCAG GAATATCTGTTGGGGATATCGGTCCTAAGATGGCCTTTGAACACATTGACAATGGATATCTCATGATGAGAAATATACGAATCCCAAGAGAAAACATGCTAAGCAGATATTCCCAG GTTTTACCTGATGGATCCTATGTTAAGAGTGGATCAGAAAAGATAAACTACTTCACCATGATAGCGGTGAGGGTCAGCCTACTCCGTGTAGAGGTATTGGAGGCTCTGATGAAGGCCTGTACCATCTCTGTCCGATACTCTGCTGTGAGACGCCAGTCAGAATTAAAACCAGG GGACAGAGAACCAAAAATTCTAGATTACCAAACTCAGCAACATAAACTATTACCCCTCGTGGCGACGTGTTATGCCGTCAATTTTACAGTTCAATATGTGGAAAAATTTTACAACGAGGTGTACGACGAGATTAGGAAGGAGAACTTTAACTCACTTCCCCAG CTCCACGCTCTCGCTGCTGGAATGAAGGCTCTTCTTACAGAGATCTGTTCAAATGGCGTAGAAGTCTGCCGCAAGGCATGTGGGGGCCATGGCTACTCCCTGTACAGCGGTCTACCTTCTCTCTATACCAAAGTTACAGCTTCATGTACTTACGAAGGGGAGAATACCGTCCTGCACTTGCAAGTTGCAAG ATTTTTGATTAAATGCTTTGCTGGTGCCCAGTTGGGGAGACCATTACCCACTAGCACAGCCTATCTGTCCTCCCCAGGCGCTGGTACATGCCAGGCAAGGACACCTGCTGACTTCCTGACTCCAGAGATATACATTAAGGCATATGAGGATAGGGCGTACAG aCTTATTGCATCGGCAGCAAACAAAATGCAGAACTTAGTAAAGTCAGGGGTTGAGCAATACCTGGCATGGAACAACACGTCTGTGGAGCTTGTAAAAGCCTCAATA GCTCATTCACACTTCTTGACAGTGAAAATTTTCACCTCTGTTCTGAATTCAGTCTCGAATCAGCCTGACATTAAAGCTGTTCTGAAGCGGCTGTGTGACCTGTATGCTTTACATGGAATATTCACAAATGCTGGAGACTTCTTACAACATGGATATCTATCAGGGAAACAAGTGGACATGGCCACTACAGCTTACCTAGGCCTCTTGGCTGAGCTCAG GAAAGATGCCGTCCCTCTAGTCGATGCTTTTGATCTCTCAGATGAAGAGTTGCTATCGGCCCTCGGGTCCTATGACGGGAATGTGTATCATAACCTGTTGGAGTGGGCTCATAAAAATCCAGAAAACAAGAAG GAGAATTCAGTGTTTGAGACTTACCTGAAGCCATATCTGCAAAGCAACCCCTCCAAATTATAA